DNA sequence from the Corynebacterium freneyi genome:
GTTGCCCGACATGGAGCCGCTGAAGGTGTCGGAGATCGTCGACGCCGCCGTGTACCGCACCAAGATCCTGGCGGACCAGGCGGGCATTTCGGTGAGCACCGACTGCGAGGAGGGGCTGATGGTCATGGGCGACCGTTCGCTGCTCATCACGGCGGTGGCCAACTTGATCACCAACGCCGTCAACTACTCGCCGGAGCAGACGCCCGTCAGCGTGTCGGTGAAGATGACGGACGGCGACACCGTCGCCATCCGCGTCACCGACCGCGGCATCGGCATCTCACTTGCGGACCAGGAACGTATTTTTGAGCGATTTTTCCGCGTCGACAAGGCGCGTTCCCGCTCTACCGGCGGCACTGGCCTCGGTTTGGCGATCGTCAAACACGTCGTCGCCAACCACAAGGGGGCCATTAAGATTTGGAGCAGGCCCGGCACCGGCTCGACCTTCACCCTCGAACTGCCGGCCCTGAAGAAGGAAGGATGATCCCACCCGTGACCTCCGTTCTCATCGTCGAAGACGAGGCCGCCCTCGCCGAACCGTTGGCGTTCCTCCTGAAGAAGGAGGGCTTCGAGGTCCGCATCGCGGGCGACGGCCCGACCGCGTTGGCCGAGTTCGAGGCGCATGATCCCGACATCGTCCTGTTGGACCTGATGTTGCCGGGCATGAGCGGCACCGAGGTGTGCAAGAACCTCCGGTTGCGGTCGAATGTTCCGGTCATCATGGTCACGGCCCGCGACAGCGAGATCGACAAGGTCGTGGGCCTGGAGATCGGCGCGGACGATTACGTGACCAAGCCGTACAGTTCCCGCGAGCTCATCGCCCGTATCCGCGCGGTGCTGCGCCGTGGCGGGGAGCAGGAGTTCGAGGGCGACGAGCTGGAGGAGGACGTCCTGCGGGGCGGCCGGGTGGTCATGGACGTCGAGCGTCACGTCGTCACGGTCGACGACGAGGCGGTGTCCATGCCGCTGAAGGAGTTCGACCTGCTGGAGTACCTGCTGCGCAACAGTGGCCGGGTGCTCACCCGCGGGCAGCTCATCGACCGGGTGTGGGGCGCCGATTACGTCGGCGACACGAAGACCCTGGACGTGCACATCAAGCGTCTGCGTTCGAAGATCGAGGTCAATCCGTCGCGTCCGCGGCACCTGGTCACGGTGCGCGGGTTGGGCTACAAGTTCGAAGAGTAGCCGGGTGGGCCGGGGGTAATCTGCGGCGGGCCACCGAGATTAGCTAAGTGTGAATAGGATTTGGACATGGCAGCTTCACCGATACTCACGGAACTGCGACTCACTTCGTTCAAGTCGTTTCGAGACGCGCGACTGGCGATTCCTCCTTTGCTGCTCATTACGGGGCGGAATAGTTCGGGAAAGTCGAACGTGTTCGACGCGGTGTCCGTACTGGCCCGGATCGCCGGTGGAGGGCCGCTAGCCAAGGTCCTGGATGACTCGACGAGTCCGGATGGAGCGATCCGGGGTGGTAGCCGAGGGTGTGCCCCGCATGGTACGGACTCCTTTTCCCTCGGGTGCGATGTTTCTATGGGAGCGACGGTCTATTCGTGGGACATTGAAGTCGAAGTCGGCGATCGTTTGGCTGTCGTGGACGAACGACTTGAATCCATGACCTCCGGTAAGACGAAGAGCCTGATTGGGCCGCCTCGGGTGTTGCACGACGATGATTCTCCTGGCATTGGGCGCGCGGTGGCGAATGGCAAGAAGGGGACTAATCCCGTCATTGATTTTTGGCGGGATAGAGCCGTTCTCGGACAAGTCGAAGCCGTACCCGATGCGGACGATGACGTCCGCGCCGGCGTCGCAGCAGTTCGTTCAACGCTGGGGTCGATGTACCAGCTGGACCCGATTCCGACTCGTATGAGAGCCTTCGTGCCGCGAACTGATTACAAGCTCCGACGACACGCAGACAACTTTTCCGCGACTCTTCACCGTTTGCAGGATCGGCAACCCGAGGCGTTTGGGCATGTCCAAGATCTCGTAGAACGCATCGTGGATGAACGTGTCCGGGGGCTCGACTTCAGTGACACCTCGCTGGGAGACGTCATGGTGGGCCTTCGGGAAGCACTTGGCCCGTTTGAGGCGGGTGCAGAGCAGTTCACCCCGGCCCGCGAGATGAGCGACGGACTCTTGCGTGTTCTCGGTGTTGCGCTTGTGCTGCTTGCAGA
Encoded proteins:
- a CDS encoding AAA family ATPase is translated as MAASPILTELRLTSFKSFRDARLAIPPLLLITGRNSSGKSNVFDAVSVLARIAGGGPLAKVLDDSTSPDGAIRGGSRGCAPHGTDSFSLGCDVSMGATVYSWDIEVEVGDRLAVVDERLESMTSGKTKSLIGPPRVLHDDDSPGIGRAVANGKKGTNPVIDFWRDRAVLGQVEAVPDADDDVRAGVAAVRSTLGSMYQLDPIPTRMRAFVPRTDYKLRRHADNFSATLHRLQDRQPEAFGHVQDLVERIVDERVRGLDFSDTSLGDVMVGLREALGPFEAGAEQFTPAREMSDGLLRVLGVALVLLADAELLEVGVPGKRNSAVPAVFVEEIENGLHPSQASLLLDLLVDAVDSSSRQVVATTHSPALLDAAEGSLNESILVCYRDSQTGLSCLVPMVDLPQYPEDMARGSIGDNVTAGRLTGPFRSEQNIHSFDDIFGIA
- a CDS encoding response regulator transcription factor, which codes for MIPPVTSVLIVEDEAALAEPLAFLLKKEGFEVRIAGDGPTALAEFEAHDPDIVLLDLMLPGMSGTEVCKNLRLRSNVPVIMVTARDSEIDKVVGLEIGADDYVTKPYSSRELIARIRAVLRRGGEQEFEGDELEEDVLRGGRVVMDVERHVVTVDDEAVSMPLKEFDLLEYLLRNSGRVLTRGQLIDRVWGADYVGDTKTLDVHIKRLRSKIEVNPSRPRHLVTVRGLGYKFEE